One window of the Pseudomonas lurida genome contains the following:
- a CDS encoding tail protein X, translating to MRKVRSIAGDSVNLLLYRELGRCDDAAEETLWRANPDLAEYGPVLPAGVSVTVPEMASRSAPLRPVSAWD from the coding sequence ATGCGTAAAGTACGAAGTATTGCCGGTGACTCGGTCAACCTGTTGCTCTATCGCGAGCTGGGACGTTGCGATGACGCGGCCGAAGAAACCCTCTGGCGTGCGAACCCGGACCTGGCCGAATACGGCCCGGTACTGCCGGCCGGCGTATCGGTGACCGTGCCAGAAATGGCCTCGCGGTCAGCGCCACTGCGGCCTGTTTCGGCCTGGGATTAA
- a CDS encoding CinA family protein gives MKEITQLAAELGRRLQVLNAHVTTAESCTGGGIAEAITRIPGSSAWFEAGYVTYSNRQKTRQLNVPEALFPRVGAVSQEVVEAMVRGAQEKSLARFAVAVSGVAGPDGGSPDKPVGTVWLAFGVGEELTAELQHFPGSRDEVRRQTVKAALEGLLRRAAAEIDNQG, from the coding sequence GTGAAGGAAATCACTCAACTGGCTGCTGAACTGGGTCGCCGCCTGCAGGTGCTCAACGCCCATGTCACCACGGCCGAGTCCTGCACCGGTGGCGGTATCGCGGAGGCCATCACGCGGATCCCGGGAAGCTCGGCCTGGTTCGAGGCGGGTTACGTTACCTATTCCAACCGCCAGAAGACCCGGCAGTTGAATGTGCCGGAAGCGTTGTTTCCAAGAGTGGGTGCGGTCAGCCAGGAAGTGGTGGAGGCGATGGTCCGTGGCGCACAGGAAAAAAGCCTGGCGCGATTTGCCGTGGCGGTCAGTGGCGTGGCGGGGCCGGATGGGGGCTCGCCAGACAAACCGGTGGGCACCGTGTGGCTCGCCTTTGGCGTTGGCGAGGAGCTGACCGCCGAGCTGCAACACTTCCCTGGCAGCCGCGATGAGGTTCGCCGACAAACGGTAAAGGCCGCGTTAGAGGGGTTGTTGCGACGAGCTGCAGCAGAAATAGACAATCAGGGGTAG
- a CDS encoding glycoside hydrolase family 19 protein → MVISLPQLLQVMPGARLRADMFITALNAALNQYSINSLKRTAAFLAQIGHESGHFRYVRELGSDQYLSKYDTGTLAARLGNTPEADGDGQRYRGRGLIQITGRRNYLACSQALFGDDRLLRQPELLEQPQWACESAAWFWQSNGLNELADNDQFTTITRRINGGLNGLEDRLRLWARAKAVLCVS, encoded by the coding sequence ATGGTGATTTCTCTCCCTCAACTGCTTCAAGTGATGCCAGGAGCCCGCTTGAGGGCCGACATGTTCATAACGGCTCTAAATGCAGCGTTGAATCAATATTCAATCAACAGCTTAAAGCGCACCGCTGCCTTCCTCGCCCAAATCGGCCATGAGTCCGGCCATTTTCGCTACGTTCGCGAACTCGGCAGCGATCAATACCTGAGCAAATACGACACTGGCACCCTGGCTGCGCGCTTGGGCAATACCCCCGAAGCCGACGGTGACGGCCAGAGGTATCGAGGGCGTGGGCTTATCCAGATCACGGGGCGCCGCAACTACCTGGCCTGCAGCCAGGCACTGTTCGGGGACGATCGCCTGTTGCGACAACCCGAATTATTGGAGCAACCGCAATGGGCGTGTGAGTCGGCCGCCTGGTTCTGGCAAAGCAATGGCCTGAACGAATTGGCCGACAACGACCAGTTCACCACCATCACGCGGCGTATCAACGGCGGGCTCAATGGGCTGGAGGACCGTTTGCGCCTGTGGGCGCGTGCCAAGGCGGTGTTATGCGTGTCTTAG
- a CDS encoding contractile injection system protein, VgrG/Pvc8 family, with protein sequence MAQGFTPIVEFYGANAALLNQRLMHWSHTDAAGIEADRLELTLSIEGLEGLPSLSGKIGLRVGYQESGLVEKGEFVVTQRTPVLFPMRLMIVATAAPFSATDASGYRQRRSASYGPTTLGALFRQLVSRHGFSPRVAPALEGIAIPHIDQSNESDMAFITRLATRYGAVTKPINELYVLAEAGRAKSLSGQLLPEVRLSVTADNRPGEQAFITARLDEKNRAKYQGCRVTWWDAAAGKRRVVQVGNAPFKTLRQPCQNEDEARAVAEGELRRVGREGLKLQIDCPGNPLLAAEGLLLLDETWPSYMQGQWSIKQVVHVGDPATGYRSSITACGLSV encoded by the coding sequence ATGGCACAGGGATTTACCCCGATCGTGGAGTTCTACGGCGCCAACGCGGCGCTGCTCAATCAACGCCTGATGCACTGGAGCCACACCGACGCCGCAGGGATCGAGGCTGACCGGCTCGAACTGACACTGAGTATCGAAGGGCTCGAAGGGCTGCCCAGCCTGAGTGGAAAGATCGGCCTGCGGGTTGGTTATCAGGAGTCGGGACTGGTGGAAAAGGGCGAATTTGTCGTCACCCAGCGAACCCCGGTGCTGTTCCCCATGCGGCTGATGATCGTAGCAACCGCTGCACCCTTCAGCGCTACGGATGCCAGTGGCTATCGCCAGCGTCGATCCGCCAGCTACGGGCCGACCACCCTCGGCGCGTTGTTTCGCCAATTGGTCAGCCGGCACGGCTTTTCACCGCGTGTGGCGCCGGCGCTGGAAGGTATTGCGATTCCTCACATCGACCAGTCCAACGAGAGCGATATGGCATTCATCACCCGCCTGGCTACGCGTTACGGCGCAGTGACCAAACCGATCAACGAGCTGTATGTGTTGGCCGAAGCCGGGCGGGCCAAGTCGCTTTCGGGCCAATTGCTACCGGAAGTGAGATTGTCCGTGACCGCCGACAACCGGCCCGGCGAACAGGCGTTCATCACCGCCAGGCTCGACGAAAAAAACCGCGCCAAATACCAGGGTTGCCGTGTCACTTGGTGGGATGCCGCCGCCGGCAAGCGGCGTGTGGTTCAAGTCGGCAATGCTCCTTTCAAAACCCTGCGCCAACCCTGCCAGAACGAAGATGAGGCCCGTGCCGTGGCCGAAGGCGAACTTCGAAGGGTAGGGCGCGAAGGTTTGAAGTTGCAGATCGATTGCCCGGGCAACCCGCTGCTTGCGGCTGAAGGGTTGCTGTTGCTGGATGAAACCTGGCCTTCGTATATGCAGGGGCAATGGTCGATAAAACAGGTGGTGCATGTCGGCGATCCGGCAACGGGTTATCGCAGTTCGATCACGGCATGTGGGCTGTCGGTGTAG
- a CDS encoding lysis system i-spanin subunit Rz: protein MRVLGTCRLIGICLLVAVVWQVQAWRYGARIERLSATQAQAALHQQQAEQAKRQALEQQLNASDQQHARELSDAQRNQAALRDRLATADVRLSVLLDATDAASGCSLPTPAPAGSVVHAAPRARLDPAHARRIIGITDDGDNALIALRACQAYVRAVAR from the coding sequence ATGCGTGTCTTAGGCACGTGCCGCCTGATCGGCATATGCCTGCTGGTGGCTGTTGTCTGGCAGGTGCAGGCGTGGCGATATGGGGCGCGCATTGAACGCTTGTCGGCAACACAGGCGCAGGCTGCCCTGCATCAACAACAGGCCGAACAGGCCAAACGGCAGGCCCTGGAGCAACAGCTCAATGCCAGTGATCAACAACATGCTCGGGAGTTGAGCGATGCGCAACGTAATCAAGCGGCTTTGCGTGACCGCCTGGCCACTGCTGATGTGCGGCTGTCAGTCCTTCTCGACGCTACCGACGCCGCCAGTGGCTGTTCACTGCCAACCCCCGCCCCCGCCGGCAGCGTGGTTCATGCAGCCCCGCGAGCCCGACTTGACCCGGCGCATGCTCGGCGAATTATCGGCATCACCGACGACGGTGATAACGCCCTGATTGCCTTGCGCGCCTGCCAGGCCTACGTGCGCGCGGTCGCCCGCTAA
- the recA gene encoding recombinase RecA, with protein MDDNKKKALAAALGQIERQFGKGAVMRMGDHDRQAIPAISTGSLGLDIALGIGGLPKGRIVEIYGPESSGKTTLTLSVIAQAQKMGATCAFVDAEHALDPEYAGKLGVNVDDLLVSQPDTGEQALEITDMLVRSNAIDVIVVDSVAALVPKAEIEGEMGDMHVGLQARLMSQALRKITGNIKNANCLVIFINQIRMKIGVMFGSPETTTGGNALKFYASVRLDIRRTGAVKEGDEVVGSETRVKVVKNKVAPPFRQAEFQILYGKGIYLNGEMIDLGVLHGFVEKSGAWYAYNGSKIGQGKANSAKFLADNPDIAATLEKQIRDKLLTAAPDVKAAANREPVEEVEEADTDI; from the coding sequence ATGGACGACAACAAGAAGAAAGCCTTGGCTGCGGCCCTGGGTCAGATCGAACGTCAATTCGGCAAGGGTGCCGTAATGCGTATGGGCGATCACGACCGTCAGGCGATCCCGGCTATTTCCACTGGCTCTCTGGGTCTGGACATCGCGCTCGGCATTGGCGGCCTGCCAAAAGGCCGTATCGTTGAAATCTACGGTCCTGAATCTTCCGGTAAAACTACCCTGACCCTGTCGGTGATTGCCCAGGCGCAGAAAATGGGCGCCACCTGTGCGTTCGTCGACGCCGAGCACGCACTGGACCCTGAATACGCCGGTAAGCTGGGCGTTAACGTCGATGACCTGCTGGTTTCCCAGCCGGACACCGGTGAGCAAGCCTTGGAAATCACCGACATGCTGGTGCGCTCCAACGCCATCGACGTGATCGTGGTCGACTCCGTGGCTGCCCTGGTACCCAAGGCTGAAATCGAAGGCGAAATGGGCGACATGCACGTGGGCCTGCAAGCCCGCCTGATGTCCCAGGCGCTGCGTAAAATCACCGGTAACATCAAGAACGCCAACTGCCTGGTGATCTTCATCAACCAGATCCGTATGAAGATCGGCGTGATGTTCGGCAGCCCGGAAACCACCACCGGTGGTAACGCGCTGAAGTTCTACGCTTCGGTCCGTCTGGATATCCGCCGTACTGGCGCGGTGAAGGAAGGTGACGAGGTTGTCGGTAGCGAAACCCGCGTTAAAGTCGTGAAGAACAAAGTGGCCCCGCCTTTCCGTCAGGCCGAGTTCCAGATTCTCTACGGCAAGGGTATCTACCTGAATGGCGAGATGATCGACTTGGGCGTTCTGCATGGTTTCGTCGAGAAGTCCGGCGCTTGGTATGCTTACAACGGCAGCAAGATCGGTCAGGGCAAAGCCAACTCGGCCAAGTTCCTGGCGGACAACCCGGACATCGCTGCCACGCTTGAGAAGCAGATCCGTGACAAGCTGCTCACCGCAGCGCCAGACGTGAAAGCTGCCGCCAACCGTGAGCCGG